One Gordonia mangrovi genomic region harbors:
- a CDS encoding TetR/AcrR family transcriptional regulator: MTSGTGDTDVRPESLGQWRDYGESTLPVPLAAALAAFAEHGYHGTSVREIAARANLSVPGLYHHYPSKQSLLQGLLERTMTDLLHRSEVAIAEAGERPVDQFDAVVESLLRFHMYRREQAFVGSTEIRSLDDGYKATYISHRDRQQHMVDEIVFAGVEAGDFATPYPKDAARAVATMCVGVSTWFKLDGELGADELIARNLELARALVGYRADAHAV, encoded by the coding sequence ATGACTAGCGGGACCGGCGACACCGACGTGCGTCCGGAGTCCCTCGGCCAATGGCGCGATTATGGCGAATCGACGCTGCCGGTGCCGTTGGCGGCGGCCCTCGCTGCCTTCGCCGAACACGGCTATCACGGGACGTCGGTCCGCGAGATCGCCGCGCGCGCGAACCTCTCGGTGCCGGGGCTCTATCACCACTACCCGTCCAAGCAGTCCCTGCTGCAGGGCCTGCTCGAACGCACGATGACCGACCTGCTGCATCGGTCGGAGGTGGCCATCGCCGAGGCCGGCGAACGCCCGGTCGACCAGTTCGACGCCGTCGTCGAGTCCCTTCTGCGCTTCCACATGTATCGCCGCGAGCAGGCGTTCGTGGGGTCCACCGAGATCCGCAGCCTCGATGACGGGTACAAGGCCACCTACATCAGCCACCGCGACCGTCAGCAGCACATGGTCGACGAGATCGTGTTCGCCGGTGTCGAGGCGGGCGATTTCGCCACGCCATACCCCAAGGACGCCGCCCGTGCGGTCGCCACCATGTGTGTGGGTGTTTCGACCTGGTTCAAACTCGACGGCGAGCTGGGGGCCGACGAACTCATCGCGCGCAATCTGGAGCTCGCCCGCGCCCTCGTCGGCTATCGCGCCGACGCCCACGCGGTCTGA
- a CDS encoding acyl-CoA dehydrogenase family protein — MSVDLRYDDDVTEVVEKTTRFVREYVLPLENEHRGDINAAGGDDLRREMNAKAKVEGIFAPHAPVQFGGLGLNMSDRVPVFAAAGYSTFGPIALHIGAPDEGNVHMLAHIASDEQKQKYLAPLAAGDLRSAFAMTEPSPGAGADPNALRTMAVKVDGGWKINGEKRFITGAEGAGFFIIMARTAGEPGDRGGATMFLAPADAPGLSVDRHIVTTDRSMIGGHCEVSFTDVFVPDEDILGEVDEGYRYAQVRLGPARMTHVMRWFGSAQRCHDVAVDYVSKREGFGGKLGDLGMIQQMVADNEIDLAASMALLVKACHELDAGSHASNETSVAKTFAAEAYTRIADRSMQMCGGLGVSEDLPIARLQQELRPFRIYDGPSEVHRWAIARRAIGRAKKAAQAVAAR; from the coding sequence ATGTCCGTTGACCTGCGTTACGACGACGATGTGACCGAAGTCGTGGAAAAGACGACCCGGTTCGTCCGCGAGTACGTCCTACCCCTGGAGAACGAGCACCGAGGCGACATCAACGCCGCCGGCGGCGACGACCTCCGCCGCGAGATGAACGCCAAGGCCAAGGTCGAGGGCATCTTCGCTCCGCACGCTCCGGTGCAATTCGGCGGACTCGGCCTCAACATGTCCGACCGGGTTCCGGTGTTCGCCGCGGCGGGCTATTCCACTTTCGGGCCGATCGCCCTGCACATCGGCGCCCCCGATGAGGGCAATGTGCACATGCTGGCGCACATCGCCAGCGACGAGCAGAAGCAGAAGTACCTCGCACCGCTGGCCGCCGGTGACCTGCGGTCGGCGTTCGCGATGACCGAGCCGTCGCCGGGTGCCGGAGCCGACCCCAATGCGTTGCGCACCATGGCCGTCAAGGTTGACGGTGGTTGGAAGATCAACGGCGAGAAGCGGTTCATCACCGGCGCCGAGGGGGCCGGCTTCTTCATCATCATGGCTCGCACCGCCGGTGAGCCGGGTGACCGAGGCGGCGCCACCATGTTCCTGGCACCTGCCGACGCGCCGGGCCTGTCGGTGGACCGCCACATCGTCACCACCGACCGGTCTATGATCGGTGGGCACTGTGAGGTCAGCTTCACCGATGTGTTCGTGCCGGATGAGGACATCCTCGGTGAGGTCGACGAAGGCTACCGGTATGCGCAGGTCCGGCTCGGCCCGGCACGCATGACCCACGTGATGCGGTGGTTCGGCTCGGCGCAGCGCTGCCACGACGTCGCCGTCGACTACGTCTCGAAGCGAGAAGGCTTCGGCGGCAAGCTCGGTGACCTCGGCATGATCCAACAAATGGTCGCCGACAACGAGATCGATTTGGCCGCGAGTATGGCCCTGCTGGTCAAGGCATGTCACGAACTCGACGCCGGCAGCCATGCCTCCAACGAAACATCGGTCGCGAAAACCTTTGCTGCCGAGGCATATACCCGAATCGCTGACCGCAGTATGCAGATGTGTGGAGGGCTCGGTGTGTCCGAGGACCTGCCGATCGCCCGGCTGCAGCAGGAGTTGCGTCCGTTCCGGATCTACGACGGACCCTCCGAGGTCCACCGCTGGGCGATCGCGCGTCGTGCCATCGGTCGCGCGAAGAAGGCGGCACAGGCGGTGGCCGCCCGATGA
- a CDS encoding phosphotransferase family protein, which yields MSEHPALDSALLRDFLVREGVRVVGDLRVDLISGGKSNLTFSVRDDESHWVVRRPPTSGLTPSAHDMNREWAVTSALQSTDVPVAPTVAIDSDGDVLGAPFTVVEFVDGRIIRTDDDLAALSDDEIDRNVDGLVDTLVRLHAVDYQTVGLGDFGRPDGFAVRQVKLWARQWGHVKTRDLDDVDRLVAELNERIPSEAGTTIVHGDYRVDNTILSADDPGVVRAVVDWEMSTLGDPLTDIALMCVYRRKGFDRVVGFDAAWTSDRYPSADDMAQRYATRTGGDLGDWDFYLALANLKLGVIAEGITYRARAGAASDGAERAAEATGDFIAAGLSTLRGKNRV from the coding sequence ATGAGTGAGCATCCCGCGCTGGACTCGGCGCTGCTGCGTGATTTCCTGGTCCGCGAGGGCGTGCGGGTCGTCGGCGACCTGCGGGTGGACTTGATCAGCGGCGGCAAGTCCAACCTGACCTTCAGCGTGCGCGACGACGAATCACACTGGGTGGTGCGGCGTCCGCCGACGAGTGGCCTCACCCCCTCGGCGCACGACATGAACCGCGAATGGGCGGTCACCAGCGCGCTGCAATCCACCGACGTGCCGGTGGCGCCCACCGTCGCCATCGATTCCGACGGTGACGTACTCGGTGCGCCGTTCACGGTGGTGGAGTTCGTCGACGGTCGGATCATCCGGACCGACGACGATCTCGCGGCGCTGTCCGACGATGAGATCGACCGCAACGTCGACGGCCTCGTCGACACCCTGGTGCGGCTGCACGCCGTGGACTACCAGACGGTCGGTCTGGGCGATTTCGGTCGGCCGGACGGGTTCGCGGTGCGGCAGGTGAAACTGTGGGCGCGACAGTGGGGACACGTCAAGACGCGCGACCTCGACGATGTGGATCGTCTTGTCGCAGAGCTGAATGAGCGAATTCCGTCCGAGGCCGGCACCACGATCGTGCACGGCGACTACCGGGTCGACAACACGATCCTGTCCGCCGACGATCCGGGTGTCGTTCGGGCCGTTGTGGATTGGGAGATGTCCACGCTGGGCGACCCGCTGACCGACATCGCGCTGATGTGTGTATACCGCCGCAAGGGATTTGATCGCGTCGTCGGATTCGACGCGGCCTGGACCAGCGACCGGTATCCCTCGGCCGACGACATGGCGCAGCGCTACGCCACCCGTACCGGTGGCGACCTGGGCGACTGGGACTTCTATCTCGCCCTGGCGAATCTGAAACTCGGCGTGATCGCCGAGGGAATCACGTATCGGGCGCGGGCCGGCGCGGCGTCCGACGGTGCCGAGCGCGCCGCCGAGGCGACCGGCGACTTCATCGCGGCGGGACTGAGCACATTGAGAGGGAAAAATCGTGTCTGA
- a CDS encoding SDR family NAD(P)-dependent oxidoreductase, which translates to MSDNKVALVTGASRGIGAAIAERFAADGWDLTISSRGREALEQRAGELSDLGAGRVEVIPADMTDADAVEGLAAAHREAFGRCDALVVNAGMGQKGKVADLPVRRFDRLYQVNVRAPYILLQSLVPVLRSTAEIAGAAKVIAVASITGVYPEPELSAYGATKAALISLCETFNLEESVNGVSATTIAPGYVDTDMSDWLKDKIPGDEMITVGDVATMVHSVTQLSRYAVLPNVVLTRPGENLHRA; encoded by the coding sequence GTGTCTGACAACAAAGTTGCGCTGGTCACCGGAGCATCGCGCGGGATCGGCGCGGCGATCGCCGAGCGTTTCGCCGCCGACGGCTGGGATCTGACCATCAGCTCGCGTGGTCGTGAGGCGCTCGAGCAGCGGGCCGGCGAACTCAGTGATCTGGGCGCCGGTCGGGTCGAGGTGATCCCGGCGGACATGACCGACGCAGACGCGGTGGAAGGATTGGCCGCGGCGCATCGTGAGGCGTTCGGTCGTTGCGATGCGCTGGTCGTCAACGCCGGCATGGGGCAGAAGGGCAAGGTCGCCGACCTCCCGGTCCGCAGGTTCGACCGGCTCTATCAGGTCAACGTGCGCGCGCCGTACATCCTGCTGCAGTCGCTGGTGCCGGTGCTGCGGTCGACCGCCGAGATCGCCGGTGCGGCAAAGGTTATCGCCGTCGCCTCGATCACCGGTGTCTACCCGGAGCCGGAATTGTCGGCCTACGGTGCGACGAAGGCCGCGCTGATCTCGCTGTGTGAGACCTTCAATCTCGAGGAGTCTGTCAACGGTGTCAGCGCCACCACCATCGCGCCGGGCTACGTGGACACCGACATGTCGGACTGGCTCAAGGACAAGATCCCGGGCGACGAGATGATCACTGTCGGCGATGTCGCGACCATGGTGCACTCGGTGACCCAGTTGTCACGCTATGCGGTGCTGCCCAACGTCGTTCTGACGCGGCCGGGGGAGAACCTGCATAGGGCGTGA
- a CDS encoding histidine phosphatase family protein, giving the protein MGVIYLVRHGQADPNAYGVYGSDQPPVNGPGGLTDAGELQARLTGTLLSGLTDTITAAVSGDLPRQSQTLAGVLSQFSDAPTPEVDPDWNEYALPALVGSATAEEYREGRSYQRRLDAGLAEWVSGSGEHGTGETFADFAKRVRAAAERATALAGSGQTVLVVSSAGTITQWLAQLWDIPPSAWPALARTMVNASMSKLIVGRSGVSVVSFNEHAHLADREGGLATFR; this is encoded by the coding sequence ATGGGCGTGATCTATCTGGTGCGACACGGGCAGGCCGATCCGAACGCATACGGCGTGTACGGCTCCGATCAACCACCGGTCAACGGGCCCGGCGGCCTCACCGACGCCGGCGAGCTACAAGCACGGCTGACCGGCACCCTGCTGTCCGGGCTCACCGACACGATCACCGCTGCGGTCAGCGGCGATCTGCCGCGGCAGTCACAGACCCTCGCCGGAGTCCTCTCGCAGTTCTCCGACGCCCCGACTCCCGAGGTCGATCCGGACTGGAACGAGTACGCGCTGCCCGCTCTGGTGGGCTCGGCCACCGCCGAGGAGTACCGCGAGGGACGCAGCTACCAGCGGCGGCTCGACGCGGGTCTGGCCGAATGGGTCAGCGGGAGCGGTGAGCACGGCACCGGCGAGACGTTCGCGGATTTCGCCAAGCGGGTACGCGCCGCGGCCGAACGGGCCACCGCGCTCGCCGGCTCCGGGCAGACGGTGCTGGTGGTGTCGTCGGCCGGCACCATCACGCAGTGGCTCGCCCAGCTGTGGGATATCCCGCCGAGCGCATGGCCGGCGTTGGCTCGCACGATGGTCAACGCGTCGATGTCGAAACTGATCGTCGGACGCAGCGGGGTGTCGGTGGTCTCGTTCAACGAGCACGCCCACCTTGCGGACCGAGAGGGCGGGCTCGCCACCTTCCGGTGA
- a CDS encoding VOC family protein, translating into MPTMLFVNLPVADVARSRAFFSSLGFRFDALFCDRATACFEVNDSCRVVLHRAQRFAGYAAATVADPRHGREALVAISASSRADVDRFADAAMANGGTHLRAAEDLGFLYCRSFCDPDGHAWEVLWMDPSRIPVDSDDDPEGADAVA; encoded by the coding sequence GTGCCGACGATGTTGTTCGTCAACCTGCCCGTCGCCGACGTTGCGCGCTCCCGCGCGTTCTTCAGCAGCCTGGGTTTCCGGTTCGACGCATTGTTCTGCGATCGGGCGACGGCGTGCTTCGAGGTCAACGACAGCTGTCGGGTGGTGCTGCACAGGGCGCAGCGGTTCGCCGGCTACGCCGCAGCAACGGTCGCCGACCCGCGCCACGGGCGGGAGGCGCTGGTGGCCATCTCGGCGTCCTCACGTGCAGATGTCGATCGGTTCGCCGACGCCGCAATGGCCAACGGGGGAACGCATCTGCGCGCGGCCGAGGACCTCGGGTTCCTGTACTGCCGCAGCTTCTGCGATCCCGACGGACATGCCTGGGAAGTATTGTGGATGGACCCGTCGCGGATACCGGTGGACTCCGACGACGACCCGGAGGGAGCGGACGCCGTCGCCTGA
- a CDS encoding sigma-70 family RNA polymerase sigma factor, translating into MSTATTHTASDDDFVEVFEPYRREILAHCYRMMGSHHDAEDLLQETYLRAWRGYGRFDRRASVRTWLHKIATNTCLTALQSRQRRPMPSGLGGDAFDPTDTLLQDHEVPWLEPFAGTVDEIAPADDADPAYVVGARESIRLAFIAALQHLPERQRAVLILRDVLQWRAAEVADTIGVTTATVNSLLQRAREQLKNTPGPDRSPSVLDDAAKRDLLAKYVSAFERYDIDAIVDLFTDKSIWEMPPFTGWYQGAEAIGELIRRNCPAEGPGDQILLPTVANGQPAFGLYMREPDGVHRPFQLQVLDLGDDGKVDHAVAFFSQTMEEDFARFGLPPTPYDAPARTAPSPFH; encoded by the coding sequence ATGTCCACCGCGACCACCCACACCGCGTCCGACGACGACTTCGTCGAGGTTTTCGAGCCGTACCGGCGTGAGATCCTCGCGCATTGCTACCGCATGATGGGCTCGCATCACGACGCCGAAGATCTTCTGCAGGAGACCTACCTCCGGGCGTGGCGTGGCTACGGCAGATTCGATCGCCGCGCGTCGGTACGCACCTGGTTGCACAAGATCGCGACCAACACCTGCCTGACGGCCTTGCAGAGCAGACAAAGGCGTCCGATGCCGTCGGGGTTGGGCGGCGACGCCTTCGACCCGACCGACACCCTGCTGCAGGATCACGAGGTCCCATGGCTCGAGCCGTTCGCAGGCACGGTGGACGAGATCGCACCGGCCGACGACGCCGATCCGGCCTACGTGGTCGGGGCCCGCGAGTCGATCCGGCTCGCCTTCATCGCCGCGCTCCAACACCTGCCCGAGCGGCAGCGGGCAGTGCTGATCCTGCGTGACGTGCTGCAGTGGAGAGCCGCCGAGGTGGCCGACACCATCGGCGTCACCACCGCGACGGTGAACAGCCTGCTGCAGCGCGCGCGGGAACAGCTCAAGAACACACCCGGACCGGATCGGTCACCGAGCGTCCTCGACGACGCGGCCAAACGCGACCTGCTCGCGAAGTACGTCTCCGCGTTCGAGCGCTACGACATCGACGCCATCGTCGACCTGTTCACCGACAAATCCATCTGGGAGATGCCGCCGTTCACCGGTTGGTACCAAGGTGCCGAGGCAATCGGCGAACTCATCCGACGCAACTGCCCCGCCGAAGGACCCGGCGATCAGATCCTGCTGCCGACGGTCGCGAACGGACAGCCCGCCTTCGGGCTGTACATGCGCGAACCCGACGGCGTACATCGCCCGTTCCAGCTGCAGGTCCTCGACCTCGGCGACGATGGGAAAGTCGACCACGCCGTGGCCTTCTTCAGCCAGACGATGGAGGAGGACTTCGCCCGCTTCGGTCTGCCGCCTACGCCCTACGATGCGCCGGCGCGGACCGCACCGAGCCCGTTCCACTGA